In the Candidatus Eremiobacterota bacterium genome, one interval contains:
- the rpsT gene encoding 30S ribosomal protein S20, with amino-acid sequence MPNIKAAEKWVRQTDKRTQRNLDTKTRLKTLFKKAKSSNDPAVVASVEAQYDKAAHKGIIHPNKAARKKSRLARAVAKQARA; translated from the coding sequence GTGCCCAACATCAAAGCCGCCGAGAAGTGGGTGCGCCAGACCGACAAGCGCACCCAGCGGAACCTCGACACGAAGACCCGCCTGAAGACGCTTTTCAAGAAGGCGAAGAGCTCCAACGACCCGGCGGTCGTCGCGAGCGTCGAAGCGCAGTACGACAAGGCGGCGCACAAGGGGATCATCCACCCCAACAAGGCGGCCCGCAAGAAGTCGCGCCTCGCGCGCGCCGTCGCCAAGCAAGCTCGAGCCTAA